In Nocardioides sp. InS609-2, a single genomic region encodes these proteins:
- the secG gene encoding preprotein translocase subunit SecG, with amino-acid sequence MILVFDVLLVITSAILILLVLLHKGRGGGMSDMFGGGVSSTLGGSSVAERNLDRFTVGVGVIWFSCIVALGLLLAYNV; translated from the coding sequence GTGATTCTGGTCTTCGACGTCCTGCTCGTGATCACGAGCGCGATCCTCATCCTCCTGGTGCTGCTCCACAAGGGCCGCGGCGGCGGAATGTCTGACATGTTCGGTGGTGGAGTGTCCTCCACGCTGGGCGGCTCATCGGTCGCCGAGCGCAACCTCGACCGCTTCACCGTGGGCGTCGGGGTCATCTGGTTCTCCTGCATCGTTGCCCTGGGCCTGCTCCTGGCCTACAACGTCTGA
- the gap gene encoding type I glyceraldehyde-3-phosphate dehydrogenase, with protein MTVRVGINGFGRIGRNFFRAVGASGADIEIVGVNDLTDNAVLAHLLKYDSILGRLDADVSSDETSIKVGDQSIAAFAERDPAKLKWGELDVDVVVESTGFFTDATKAKAHIDAGAKKVIISAPASNEDITIVMGVNHEKYDPATHHVISNASCTTNCLGPMAKALNDDLGIVKGLMTTIHAYTADQNLQDNIHKDLRRARAAALNIIPTSTGAAKAIGLVLPELKGKLDGFALRVPVPTGSATDLTFEAGRETTVEEVNSIIEKAADGRFLKYSTDPIVSTDIVTDPASCIFDAPLTKVIGNQVKVVGWYDNEWGYSNRLVDLIAHVGATL; from the coding sequence GTGACTGTTCGTGTGGGAATCAACGGCTTCGGCCGCATCGGCCGCAACTTCTTTCGCGCCGTAGGCGCGTCGGGTGCTGACATCGAGATCGTGGGGGTCAACGACCTCACCGACAACGCCGTACTCGCGCACCTGCTGAAGTACGACTCGATCCTCGGTCGGCTCGATGCCGACGTGTCGTCCGACGAGACGTCCATCAAGGTCGGTGACCAGAGCATCGCGGCATTTGCCGAGCGTGACCCGGCCAAGCTCAAGTGGGGCGAGCTCGACGTCGACGTCGTCGTCGAGTCCACCGGGTTCTTCACCGACGCCACCAAGGCGAAGGCGCACATCGACGCCGGCGCGAAGAAGGTCATCATCTCGGCGCCCGCCTCCAACGAGGACATCACGATCGTGATGGGCGTCAACCACGAGAAGTACGACCCGGCGACCCACCACGTCATCTCCAACGCGTCGTGCACCACGAACTGCCTCGGCCCGATGGCCAAGGCGCTCAACGACGACCTCGGCATCGTCAAGGGCCTGATGACGACGATCCACGCCTACACGGCCGACCAGAACCTGCAGGACAACATCCACAAGGACCTGCGTCGTGCCCGGGCCGCAGCGCTCAACATCATCCCGACCTCGACGGGTGCCGCGAAGGCCATCGGCCTGGTCCTGCCCGAGCTCAAGGGCAAGCTCGACGGCTTCGCCCTGCGCGTGCCCGTGCCCACCGGCTCGGCCACCGACCTCACGTTCGAGGCCGGCCGCGAGACGACGGTCGAGGAGGTCAACTCGATCATCGAGAAGGCCGCCGACGGCCGCTTCCTCAAGTACTCCACCGACCCGATCGTCTCCACCGACATCGTGACCGACCCGGCGTCCTGCATCTTCGACGCTCCACTGACCAAGGTCATCGGCAACCAGGTCAAGGTCGTCGGCTGGTACGACAACGAGTGGGGTTACTCCAACCGCCTCGTCGACCTGATCGCGCACGTGGGCGCCACGCTCTGA
- the pgl gene encoding 6-phosphogluconolactonase — protein MSTPEVIVHEDSGTLAGDIASRLLEALELAQAGGGVPQIGLTGGSIADAVHREVARRAVDSSVDWSRVVFWWGDERFVPGGSPDRNATAARAAFLDTVGVDPARVHEMPAADGALDLDAAAAAYGEELRESGSGAFDVLMLGVGPDGHVASLFPGHPALDVEDQVAVAVRESPKPPPDRISLTFSALAHSRQVWFLVSGAEKAAAVAAGLADEGSVGATPARGVRGQDSTVWLIDSAAASQL, from the coding sequence GTGAGCACCCCTGAGGTGATCGTGCACGAGGACTCCGGCACCCTCGCCGGCGACATCGCGAGCCGGCTGCTCGAGGCACTGGAGCTGGCCCAGGCCGGCGGAGGCGTGCCTCAGATCGGGCTCACCGGTGGCTCCATCGCCGACGCGGTGCACCGCGAGGTCGCCCGCCGGGCCGTCGACTCCTCGGTCGACTGGTCGCGCGTGGTCTTCTGGTGGGGCGACGAACGCTTCGTCCCCGGCGGTTCTCCCGATCGCAACGCGACCGCGGCCCGTGCCGCGTTCCTCGACACGGTCGGCGTCGACCCCGCCCGCGTGCACGAGATGCCTGCTGCCGACGGTGCGCTCGACCTGGACGCCGCAGCCGCGGCGTACGGCGAGGAGCTGCGTGAGTCCGGCAGCGGCGCGTTCGACGTGCTGATGCTCGGCGTGGGTCCGGATGGCCATGTCGCGTCGTTGTTCCCGGGTCACCCGGCGCTCGACGTCGAGGACCAGGTCGCCGTGGCGGTGCGCGAGTCACCGAAGCCGCCACCCGACCGCATCTCACTGACGTTCAGCGCGCTCGCCCACAGCCGTCAGGTGTGGTTCCTGGTCAGCGGCGCCGAGAAGGCCGCGGCGGTGGCCGCTGGGCTCGCCGACGAAGGGTCGGTGGGGGCCACCCCTGCCCGCGGCGTACGAGGTCAGGACTCCACCGTGTGGCTCATCGACTCCGCGGCGGCATCGCAACTCTGA
- a CDS encoding glucose-6-phosphate dehydrogenase assembly protein OpcA yields the protein MTAELIDTNASEIASEFVKARRRAGSPAMGMVMTLIIVVDEDDVEGAMQAARAASHEHPARVLGVIQGDARGAGAINAQVGIGSGWTGETALIRLKGEVVKHAESVVLPLLLPDSPVAIWWPTDAPHDPAADPLGALATRRITDTAAVTRGKTVAMQRQCAAYSAGNTDLAWTRITPWRALLAAALEQHPLKVQRASVSAERISPSADLLVAWLSSRLKVPVERHGSGGPGITEVVMQTKEGPIRISRADGRLATFSSPGQPDRPVALKRRELPELLAEELRRLDEDDIYAATAAQLVRLEARA from the coding sequence ATGACCGCCGAGCTGATCGACACCAACGCCTCCGAGATCGCCTCCGAGTTCGTGAAGGCGCGGCGCCGGGCCGGCAGCCCGGCCATGGGCATGGTGATGACCCTCATCATCGTCGTCGACGAGGACGACGTGGAGGGGGCAATGCAGGCCGCCCGGGCTGCGTCGCACGAGCACCCGGCCCGGGTGCTCGGTGTGATCCAGGGCGACGCTCGGGGTGCTGGCGCGATCAACGCGCAGGTAGGCATCGGCTCGGGCTGGACCGGCGAGACCGCGCTCATCCGCCTCAAGGGCGAGGTCGTCAAGCACGCCGAGTCGGTGGTCCTGCCGCTGCTCCTGCCCGACTCCCCCGTGGCCATCTGGTGGCCCACCGATGCCCCCCACGACCCCGCAGCCGACCCGCTCGGCGCGCTGGCGACTCGCCGCATCACCGACACCGCGGCCGTCACCCGCGGCAAGACGGTCGCCATGCAGCGCCAGTGCGCGGCGTACTCCGCCGGCAACACCGACCTCGCCTGGACCCGCATCACCCCCTGGCGCGCGCTGCTGGCCGCCGCCCTCGAGCAGCACCCGCTCAAGGTGCAGCGGGCGTCCGTGTCGGCCGAGCGCATCTCGCCCAGCGCCGACCTGCTCGTGGCCTGGCTGAGCAGCCGGCTCAAGGTGCCCGTCGAACGCCACGGCTCCGGTGGCCCCGGCATCACCGAGGTCGTGATGCAGACCAAGGAGGGACCCATCCGGATAAGCCGGGCTGACGGCCGGCTGGCGACGTTCTCCTCCCCCGGACAGCCCGATCGCCCGGTGGCGCTCAAGCGGCGCGAGCTGCCCGAGCTGCTCGCCGAGGAGCTGCGTCGCCTCGACGAAGATGACATCTACGCCGCCACTGCCGCCCAGTTGGTGCGACTGGAGGCTCGGGCGTGA
- the tal gene encoding transaldolase, whose product MSDKLKALADAGVSIWLDDLSRERIETGNLADLVKDKSVVGVTTNPTIFAAAIANGERYDEQVGKLVAAGEPVDKVIFELTTEDVRNACDILAPVAQSTAHDGRVSIEVEPDLANDTDATIGSAKALWAAVDRTNVLIKIPATLEGLPAITAATAEGISVNVTLIFGEQRYREVMDAYLTGLEQAKEAGRDLSTIRSVASFFISRIDTEIDQRLDEIGTDIALALKGRAAVANALVAYGAYEEVVASDRWRALADEGANPQRPLWASTGVKNPDYSDTMYVTDLVVPETVNTMPEKTMEAFADHGEILGDVVTGKASEGRAILERLGEVGVDFLDVLVTVEHEGVDKFKKSWTELVETVKAQMAKANQ is encoded by the coding sequence ATGAGTGACAAGCTGAAGGCTCTGGCAGACGCGGGGGTGTCGATCTGGCTCGACGACCTGTCGCGTGAGCGCATCGAGACCGGCAACCTGGCCGATCTCGTCAAGGACAAGTCGGTGGTCGGCGTGACCACCAACCCGACCATCTTCGCCGCGGCGATCGCCAACGGCGAGCGCTACGACGAGCAGGTCGGCAAGCTCGTCGCCGCCGGCGAGCCCGTCGACAAGGTCATCTTCGAGCTGACCACCGAGGACGTCCGCAACGCCTGCGACATCCTGGCTCCGGTCGCGCAGAGCACGGCGCACGACGGCCGCGTCTCGATCGAGGTCGAGCCCGACCTCGCCAATGACACGGATGCCACCATCGGCTCGGCCAAGGCGCTGTGGGCAGCCGTCGACCGCACCAACGTCCTCATCAAGATCCCGGCCACTCTCGAGGGCCTGCCGGCCATCACGGCCGCGACCGCCGAAGGCATCAGCGTGAACGTGACGCTGATCTTCGGCGAGCAGCGCTACCGCGAGGTCATGGACGCCTACCTGACCGGGCTGGAGCAGGCGAAGGAGGCCGGCCGTGACCTCTCCACGATCCGATCGGTCGCGTCGTTCTTCATCTCGCGCATAGACACCGAGATCGACCAGCGCCTCGACGAGATCGGCACCGACATCGCACTCGCCCTGAAGGGCAGGGCCGCGGTGGCCAACGCGCTCGTCGCGTACGGCGCCTACGAGGAGGTCGTCGCCTCCGACCGCTGGCGCGCACTGGCCGACGAGGGCGCCAACCCGCAGCGGCCGTTGTGGGCCTCGACCGGCGTGAAGAACCCCGACTACTCCGACACCATGTACGTCACCGACCTCGTCGTGCCCGAGACCGTCAACACGATGCCCGAGAAGACGATGGAGGCGTTCGCCGACCACGGAGAGATCCTGGGCGACGTCGTGACCGGCAAGGCGTCCGAGGGTCGCGCGATCCTCGAGCGGCTCGGCGAGGTCGGTGTCGACTTCCTCGACGTGCTGGTGACGGTCGAGCACGAAGGCGTCGACAAGTTCAAGAAGTCGTGGACCGAGCTCGTCGAGACCGTCAAGGCACAGATGGCGAAGGCCAATCAGTGA
- the tpiA gene encoding triose-phosphate isomerase, with amino-acid sequence MATNARTPLMAGNWKMNLNHQEAVVLVQKLAWTLSDKRHDYGKVEVVVVPPFTDLRSVQTLVDGDRLSIRYAAQDVSTQDNGAYTGEISAAMLAKLGCSYVVVGHSERREYHAETDEVVNAKAHKSLAAGMTPIVCVGEGLEIRQAGDQVSYTLAQVDGSLAGFTAGQVAALVIAYEPVWAIGTGEVATPDDAQEVCAAIRERLREVHGDAAADGCRILYGGSVKASNVAGIMQKADVDGALVGGASLQADEFGGVCRFYDMPVL; translated from the coding sequence ATGGCCACCAATGCACGCACCCCGCTGATGGCGGGCAACTGGAAGATGAACCTCAACCACCAAGAAGCGGTGGTGCTCGTCCAGAAGCTCGCGTGGACGCTGTCCGACAAGCGCCACGACTACGGCAAGGTCGAGGTTGTCGTGGTGCCGCCGTTCACCGACCTGAGGTCCGTGCAGACGCTCGTCGACGGCGACCGACTGTCGATCAGGTACGCCGCGCAGGACGTCTCCACGCAGGACAACGGTGCCTACACCGGCGAGATCTCCGCGGCCATGCTGGCCAAGCTCGGTTGCTCGTACGTCGTGGTGGGCCACTCCGAGCGCCGCGAGTACCACGCCGAGACCGACGAGGTCGTCAACGCCAAGGCGCACAAGTCGTTGGCCGCCGGGATGACCCCCATCGTGTGCGTCGGCGAGGGTCTAGAGATCCGCCAGGCGGGTGACCAGGTGTCCTACACGCTGGCCCAGGTCGACGGATCGCTCGCGGGCTTCACCGCCGGGCAGGTCGCTGCTCTCGTCATCGCCTACGAACCCGTCTGGGCCATCGGCACCGGCGAGGTAGCCACTCCGGACGACGCGCAGGAGGTCTGTGCGGCCATCCGCGAACGCCTCCGCGAGGTGCACGGGGACGCCGCGGCCGACGGCTGCCGCATCCTGTACGGCGGCTCCGTGAAGGCCTCGAACGTCGCCGGGATCATGCAGAAGGCGGATGTCGACGGCGCGCTGGTGGGCGGCGCGAGCCTGCAGGCCGACGAGTTCGGCGGAGTTTGCCGTTTCTATGACATGCCCGTCCTGTGA
- a CDS encoding phosphoglycerate kinase, whose amino-acid sequence MSGTAHDTASLGVASLGDLAGKRVLVRSDLNVPLDAGTITDDGRIRASAPTITQLAEAGARVVVMAHLGRPDGAPDPAYSLAPVAERLGEVLGRPVAFATDTVGESAQQTVDGLADGDVAVLENVRFNSGETSKDDDVRGSFADQLAQLGDVFVSDGFGVVHRKQASVYDVALRLPSAMGGLVATEIDVLRRLTVDPERPYVVVLGGSKVSDKLGVIDNLLDKADKLLIGGGMVFTFLKAQGHEVGKSLLEDDQLDVCRSYLEQATAKGVEIVLPTDIVVDTAFPSGDRQPEPKVVAADAIPADALGLDIGPDSARAFAAALADARTVFWNGPMGVFEVDVFADGTRAVAEALTKIDGLSVVGGGDSAAAVRTLGFDEAAFGHISTGGGASLEYLEGKELPGIAVLERP is encoded by the coding sequence ATGTCGGGCACAGCCCACGACACGGCATCGTTGGGAGTCGCCTCTCTGGGAGACCTGGCCGGCAAGCGGGTGCTGGTCCGCTCCGACCTGAACGTGCCACTCGACGCAGGCACCATCACCGACGACGGCCGCATCCGGGCGAGCGCACCCACCATCACCCAGCTGGCCGAGGCCGGGGCGCGCGTCGTCGTGATGGCGCACCTCGGTCGTCCCGACGGTGCCCCGGACCCGGCGTACTCTCTTGCTCCGGTCGCTGAGCGTCTCGGCGAGGTGCTGGGCCGACCGGTGGCGTTCGCGACCGACACGGTGGGCGAGAGCGCGCAGCAGACGGTCGACGGCCTCGCCGACGGTGACGTGGCGGTGCTCGAGAACGTCCGCTTCAACTCCGGTGAGACCAGCAAGGATGACGACGTCCGCGGCTCATTCGCCGACCAGCTCGCCCAGCTCGGCGACGTGTTCGTCTCCGACGGGTTCGGTGTCGTGCACCGCAAGCAGGCTTCCGTGTACGACGTCGCGCTGCGGCTGCCGAGTGCCATGGGTGGCCTCGTGGCGACCGAGATCGACGTCCTGCGCCGGCTGACCGTGGACCCCGAGCGGCCCTACGTCGTCGTCCTCGGCGGCTCCAAGGTCTCCGACAAGCTGGGCGTCATCGACAACCTCCTCGACAAGGCCGACAAGCTCCTCATCGGCGGCGGCATGGTCTTCACCTTTCTCAAGGCCCAGGGCCACGAGGTGGGCAAGAGCCTGCTGGAGGACGACCAGCTCGACGTCTGTCGCAGCTACCTCGAGCAGGCGACGGCCAAGGGCGTCGAGATCGTGCTGCCGACCGACATCGTCGTCGACACCGCATTCCCGTCCGGCGACCGACAGCCCGAGCCCAAGGTAGTGGCCGCAGACGCCATCCCGGCTGACGCGCTCGGCCTCGACATCGGACCCGACTCGGCTCGGGCGTTCGCGGCGGCGCTCGCCGACGCTCGCACGGTCTTCTGGAACGGTCCGATGGGGGTCTTCGAGGTCGACGTATTCGCCGACGGCACCCGTGCGGTCGCCGAGGCCCTCACGAAGATCGACGGCCTGTCCGTGGTGGGCGGCGGCGACTCCGCGGCCGCCGTACGCACCCTCGGCTTCGACGAAGCGGCCTTCGGGCACATCTCCACGGGTGGCGGTGCCAGCCTGGAGTACCTCGAGGGCAAGGAACTGCCCGGCATCGCCGTCCTCGAACGCCCCTGA
- a CDS encoding RNA polymerase-binding protein RbpA — protein sequence MAGAGNAIRGSRVGAGPMGEAERGESAPRQAVTYFCSHEHRSVVTFAIEAAVPESWDCPKCGLPASRDSENPPPAPKIEPYKTHLAYVKERRSDAEAADILEEAIALLRSRRKSGEIIF from the coding sequence GTGGCTGGTGCTGGAAATGCGATCCGCGGTAGTCGGGTCGGTGCTGGTCCGATGGGCGAAGCGGAGCGGGGTGAGTCGGCCCCACGCCAGGCCGTCACCTACTTCTGCTCGCACGAGCACCGCTCGGTGGTGACGTTCGCCATCGAGGCGGCCGTCCCCGAGTCGTGGGACTGTCCCAAGTGCGGTCTGCCGGCGAGCCGGGACTCCGAGAACCCTCCGCCCGCGCCCAAGATCGAGCCCTACAAGACGCACCTGGCCTACGTGAAGGAGCGCCGCTCCGACGCCGAGGCGGCCGACATCCTCGAAGAGGCCATCGCGCTGCTCCGCTCTCGCCGCAAGTCCGGCGAGATCATCTTCTGA
- the zwf gene encoding glucose-6-phosphate dehydrogenase, whose product MDYVNPLRDVEDRRLPRIAGPCGMVLFGVTGDLSRKKVMPAIYDLANRGLLPPGFSLVGYARRDWADQDFAQIVHDSVKQYARTEFREEVWKQLAEGLRFVQGDFDDDGAFETLRRTIEELDQARGTGGNYAFYLAIPPGFFGSVVGQLQEHGLAQSPEDAWRRVVVEKPFGHDLESARELNDTLNGVFPSGSVFRIDHYLGKETVQNILAMRFANNMFEPIWNANYVDHVQITMAEDVGIGGRAGYYDGIGAARDVIQNHLMQLMALVAMEEPTSFEAESLRIEKQKVLASATLPRRLDVSTARGQYVEGWAGGDKVQGFLEEEGIKKSSTTETFAAITVNVETRRWAGVPFYLRTGKRLGRRVTEVAIVFKRAPHLPFTETATEELTQNALVIRVQPDEGMTLRFGSKVPGTAMEIRDVNMDFAYGGSFTEASPEAYERLILDVLLGDPPLFPRHEEVELSWKILDPVLAHWARKGKPDTYAAGTWGPPSAEAMLARDGRTWRRP is encoded by the coding sequence ATGGACTACGTCAACCCGCTGCGCGACGTCGAGGACCGGAGACTGCCGCGCATTGCCGGCCCGTGCGGCATGGTGCTCTTCGGCGTCACCGGTGACCTGTCGCGCAAGAAGGTCATGCCGGCGATCTACGACCTCGCCAACCGCGGGCTGCTGCCGCCCGGCTTCAGCCTCGTCGGCTATGCCCGGCGCGACTGGGCCGACCAGGACTTCGCCCAGATCGTGCATGACTCCGTGAAGCAGTACGCCCGCACCGAGTTCCGCGAGGAGGTCTGGAAGCAGCTCGCCGAGGGGCTGCGCTTCGTGCAGGGCGACTTCGACGACGACGGCGCCTTCGAGACCCTGCGCCGCACGATCGAGGAGCTCGACCAGGCCCGCGGCACCGGCGGCAACTACGCGTTCTACCTCGCGATCCCGCCCGGGTTCTTCGGCTCGGTCGTCGGCCAGCTCCAGGAGCACGGGCTGGCCCAGTCGCCGGAGGACGCCTGGCGCCGGGTGGTCGTCGAGAAGCCCTTCGGCCACGACCTCGAGTCCGCGCGCGAGCTGAACGACACCCTCAACGGCGTCTTCCCGTCGGGCTCCGTCTTCCGCATCGACCACTACCTCGGCAAGGAGACGGTCCAGAACATCCTGGCGATGCGCTTCGCCAACAACATGTTCGAGCCGATCTGGAACGCCAACTACGTCGACCACGTGCAGATCACCATGGCCGAGGATGTCGGGATCGGCGGTCGCGCCGGCTATTACGACGGCATCGGCGCCGCGCGCGATGTCATCCAGAACCACCTGATGCAGCTGATGGCGCTCGTCGCCATGGAGGAGCCGACGTCGTTCGAGGCCGAGAGCCTGCGCATCGAGAAGCAGAAGGTGCTCGCCTCGGCGACGCTGCCGCGACGGCTCGACGTCAGCACCGCCCGCGGCCAGTACGTCGAGGGCTGGGCCGGCGGCGACAAGGTCCAGGGCTTCCTTGAGGAGGAGGGCATCAAGAAGTCCTCCACCACCGAGACCTTCGCCGCGATCACCGTCAACGTCGAGACGCGACGCTGGGCCGGCGTGCCGTTCTACCTGCGCACCGGCAAGCGGCTGGGCCGCCGGGTGACCGAGGTCGCGATCGTCTTCAAGCGCGCTCCGCACCTGCCGTTCACCGAGACCGCCACCGAGGAGCTGACCCAGAACGCCCTGGTGATCCGGGTACAGCCCGACGAGGGCATGACGCTGCGCTTCGGCTCCAAGGTGCCGGGCACCGCGATGGAGATCCGCGACGTCAACATGGACTTCGCCTACGGCGGGTCCTTCACCGAGGCCAGCCCGGAGGCCTACGAGCGGCTCATCCTCGACGTACTCCTCGGTGACCCGCCGCTGTTCCCGCGGCACGAGGAGGTCGAGCTGTCCTGGAAGATCCTCGACCCGGTGCTCGCGCACTGGGCCAGGAAGGGCAAGCCCGACACCTACGCGGCGGGCACCTGGGGCCCGCCTTCGGCCGAGGCCATGCTCGCCCGTGACGGCCGCACCTGGAGGAGACCATGA
- a CDS encoding glucose-6-phosphate isomerase gives MSASNTVSEAGLFELFVGYRDEKAFADTVSTLVDEKFASRLAKHDATLWGDEAEAESAKRLAWVDLHSTSRPLVDEIYELRANLTGQGLTRVVLCGMGGSSLAPEVICAANGVDLVVLDSSDPDFVRAALEDHLDRTVVVVSSKSGGTVETDSQRRAFEKAFTDAGIDPKSRIVVVTDPSSPLDGSATEAGYRVFRADPDVGGRYSALTAFGLVPSGLAGADITRLLDEAAAMSAALYADSPDNPGLRLGALLGAANLAGVDKLVLADGGSSYSGLGDWAEQLVAESTGKDGKGILPVVVEGKDAPNFSPSTDDEVLATYGPDGPSVVPSSGWGVTVDATLGGQLLLWEVATAVAGRVIGINPFDQPDVESAKAAAREMLEGGGDQPRPMFVDGTTTVYASEDWLPKGTATVAEAVAALLDNLDDEHGYLAVQAYLDRHRDAALAEVRPALARRTGRPVTFGWGPRFLHSTGQYHKGGPDTGVYLQVTGQPQADLAVPDRPFTFHEFLTAQAVGDGQVLADKGRPMLRLHVADAGDLAALVTLLGQGA, from the coding sequence GTGAGCGCCTCGAACACCGTCTCCGAGGCCGGTCTGTTCGAGCTGTTCGTCGGCTACCGCGACGAGAAGGCCTTCGCCGACACGGTCTCCACCCTCGTCGACGAGAAGTTCGCGTCTCGACTGGCCAAGCACGACGCCACCCTGTGGGGTGACGAGGCCGAAGCCGAGTCCGCCAAGAGGCTGGCCTGGGTCGACCTGCACTCCACCTCGCGGCCGCTGGTCGACGAGATCTACGAACTACGCGCCAACCTCACTGGTCAGGGGCTGACCCGGGTCGTGCTGTGCGGCATGGGCGGTTCGTCGCTGGCGCCGGAGGTCATCTGCGCGGCCAACGGCGTCGACCTCGTCGTACTCGACTCCTCTGACCCCGACTTCGTGCGCGCCGCGCTCGAGGACCACCTGGACCGCACCGTCGTCGTGGTGTCGTCGAAGTCGGGCGGCACCGTCGAGACCGACAGCCAGCGCCGGGCGTTCGAGAAGGCCTTCACCGACGCCGGCATCGACCCGAAGTCGCGCATCGTGGTCGTGACCGACCCGAGCTCGCCGCTCGACGGCTCGGCCACCGAGGCGGGCTACCGCGTCTTCCGCGCCGACCCCGACGTGGGCGGCCGCTACTCCGCCCTGACCGCGTTCGGTCTGGTGCCCAGCGGCCTGGCCGGCGCCGACATCACGCGGCTGCTCGACGAGGCCGCGGCCATGTCGGCCGCGCTTTACGCCGACTCCCCCGACAACCCCGGCCTGCGGCTCGGTGCGCTGCTCGGCGCCGCCAACCTGGCCGGTGTCGACAAGCTCGTGCTGGCCGACGGAGGTTCGTCGTACTCCGGGCTGGGCGACTGGGCCGAGCAGCTCGTCGCCGAGTCCACGGGCAAGGACGGCAAGGGCATCCTGCCGGTCGTGGTCGAGGGCAAGGACGCGCCCAACTTCTCCCCCAGCACCGACGACGAGGTGCTCGCGACGTACGGTCCCGACGGCCCGTCCGTCGTGCCGTCATCCGGCTGGGGCGTCACGGTCGACGCCACCCTCGGCGGCCAGCTGCTGCTGTGGGAGGTCGCGACAGCGGTGGCCGGCCGGGTCATCGGCATCAACCCGTTCGACCAGCCCGACGTCGAGAGCGCCAAGGCCGCCGCCCGCGAGATGCTCGAAGGTGGTGGCGACCAGCCGCGCCCGATGTTCGTGGACGGTACGACGACCGTCTACGCCTCCGAGGACTGGCTGCCGAAGGGCACGGCCACGGTTGCCGAGGCCGTGGCTGCGCTGCTCGACAACCTCGACGACGAACACGGATACCTCGCCGTGCAGGCCTACCTCGACCGGCACCGCGACGCCGCGCTGGCAGAGGTGCGTCCTGCACTCGCGCGTCGTACGGGCAGGCCGGTCACGTTCGGCTGGGGTCCGCGGTTCCTCCACTCCACCGGGCAGTACCACAAGGGCGGCCCAGACACGGGTGTCTACCTGCAGGTCACTGGGCAGCCGCAGGCCGACCTGGCCGTGCCCGACCGGCCGTTCACGTTCCACGAGTTCCTGACCGCACAGGCGGTTGGCGACGGCCAGGTGCTGGCCGACAAGGGTCGCCCGATGCTGCGACTGCACGTAGCCGATGCGGGCGACCTGGCCGCACTCGTCACCCTGCTCGGGCAAGGAGCCTGA